One window from the genome of Elusimicrobiota bacterium encodes:
- the cysS gene encoding cysteine--tRNA ligase: MLKVYNTLTAKKEEFVPIKDKQVNMYVCGITPYDEVHLGHARCYVVFDVIRRYLKYKGYDVKYVQNFTDIDDKIINRSKELRVESLELAKKYIDDYFTQMQKLNVLDADSYPRVTQKIPEIIEFIKTTIDNDYGYVADGDVYFSVRKFKNYGKLSKRNIHDLKSGARVLPGENKNDPLDFALWKKAKEGEPSWDSPWGKGRPGWHIECSAMSLNEFGFDTFDIHGGGQDLIFPHHENEIAQSEAYLGKQFVKYWIHNGFVTINKEKMSKSLGNFFTLREIFEKYNPMVVRYMLLSQHYRQPLDFSEDKLEQAKNAYERILNVKRKTDDLIKEFHDGNLYESGQMVVDALVKNFVEVMDDDFNTAEAIASIHGIVNNLFLLERDRPAELNRKIIEYNVSKLNELCQVLGLLHNEKIEIPNTILELAEQREQARKEKNWKLADKLREKIKKEGFEIEDTKFGPKIKNL; encoded by the coding sequence ATGTTAAAAGTTTATAATACACTTACAGCAAAAAAAGAAGAGTTTGTGCCAATAAAAGACAAACAGGTGAATATGTATGTCTGCGGAATAACACCTTACGATGAAGTGCATCTTGGCCACGCGAGATGTTATGTTGTTTTTGATGTTATCCGTCGGTATTTGAAATACAAGGGGTACGATGTAAAATATGTTCAGAATTTTACTGATATTGACGATAAAATTATTAACAGAAGTAAAGAGTTGAGAGTTGAGAGCTTAGAGTTGGCAAAGAAATATATTGATGACTATTTTACACAAATGCAGAAGTTGAATGTTTTAGATGCGGATTCCTACCCGCGGGTAACCCAAAAAATTCCGGAAATAATTGAGTTTATAAAAACAACTATTGATAATGATTACGGATATGTTGCAGACGGCGATGTTTATTTTTCAGTCAGAAAATTCAAGAATTACGGAAAACTTTCAAAAAGGAATATTCATGATTTGAAAAGTGGCGCCCGCGTTCTGCCCGGCGAAAACAAAAACGACCCTCTGGATTTTGCGCTCTGGAAAAAAGCAAAAGAAGGTGAGCCATCGTGGGACAGTCCCTGGGGAAAGGGTCGTCCCGGCTGGCATATTGAGTGCTCTGCAATGTCGTTGAATGAATTTGGTTTTGATACATTTGACATCCACGGTGGCGGACAGGATTTGATTTTTCCACATCACGAGAACGAAATTGCACAATCAGAAGCATATCTTGGGAAACAATTCGTAAAATACTGGATTCATAATGGTTTTGTAACAATAAATAAAGAAAAAATGTCAAAATCACTCGGTAATTTTTTTACACTTCGTGAAATTTTTGAGAAATACAACCCAATGGTTGTTAGGTATATGCTTTTGTCCCAGCATTACCGCCAGCCACTTGATTTTTCAGAGGATAAATTAGAACAGGCAAAAAATGCATATGAAAGAATATTAAATGTGAAAAGAAAAACGGATGATTTGATTAAGGAGTTTCACGACGGTAATTTATATGAATCGGGACAAATGGTAGTTGACGCTTTGGTAAAAAATTTTGTTGAAGTTATGGATGATGATTTCAATACCGCTGAAGCAATAGCAAGCATTCACGGAATAGTAAACAATCTATTTCTGTTAGAGCGAGATAGACCAGCAGAGCTTAACAGAAAAATAATAGAATATAATGTTTCAAAACTTAATGAACTCTGTCAGGTTTTAGGGTTATTACATAATGAAAAAATAGAAATACCTAATACTATTTTGGAACTTGCAGAACAACGAGAACAGGCAAGGAAAGAAAAAAACTGGAAACTCGCGGATAAATTGAGAGAAAAAATTAAAAAAGAAGGGTTTGAAATAGAAGATACAAAATTCGGTCCTAAAATCAAAAACCTGTAA